From a region of the Candidatus Thermoplasmatota archaeon genome:
- a CDS encoding aminotransferase class I/II-fold pyridoxal phosphate-dependent enzyme, which translates to MAVFRAAKRTSVMDAPIRDVLGPARALERAGHAILKLNIGDPCKYDFRPPAELVEALQAEAGLGDYGDSEGDLLIREAIARWEREGRGIAVAPDDIIFTGGVSEALQMLFGAMLEPGDEILVPGPTYPQYLGVARYFGATPVEYPSTAENGWIPDLEAVRRLVTPRTKALCVISPNNPTGAVYPKRVVEGLAKIAHEKGLVLVSDDIYNELVFEGERAPSAASVPGPVVILNGFSKNWLVPGWRAGYVAFRHAGELAEIREAVLKQARSRLSAPLPAQRALAKVLRPNAPHLADLRRRLGERAELVAKRVAESPDLALVKPAGAFYSLIGIKDNPFPTDKEWVLGLLHEEKVLAVHGSGFGEAARNHFRIVNLPDPATLDEAMTRVVRYAAKARRR; encoded by the coding sequence ATGGCCGTCTTCCGCGCGGCGAAGCGCACGTCGGTGATGGATGCCCCGATCCGCGACGTCCTGGGTCCGGCGCGCGCGCTCGAGCGCGCGGGGCACGCGATCCTGAAGCTCAACATCGGCGATCCGTGCAAGTACGACTTCCGTCCGCCCGCGGAGCTCGTCGAGGCGCTCCAGGCGGAGGCCGGCCTTGGCGACTACGGGGATTCGGAGGGCGACCTGCTCATCCGGGAGGCGATCGCGCGCTGGGAGCGCGAGGGTCGCGGGATCGCGGTCGCGCCGGACGACATCATCTTCACGGGCGGCGTCTCCGAAGCGCTGCAGATGCTTTTCGGCGCCATGCTCGAGCCGGGGGACGAGATCCTCGTCCCGGGCCCAACGTATCCGCAGTATCTCGGCGTCGCGCGCTACTTCGGCGCGACGCCGGTCGAGTACCCGTCGACGGCCGAGAACGGGTGGATCCCGGATCTCGAGGCCGTGCGGCGGCTCGTGACCCCGCGCACGAAGGCGCTCTGCGTCATCTCGCCGAACAACCCGACGGGCGCCGTCTACCCGAAGCGCGTCGTCGAAGGGCTCGCGAAGATCGCGCACGAGAAGGGGCTCGTCCTCGTCTCGGACGACATCTACAACGAGCTCGTCTTCGAGGGCGAGCGCGCGCCGTCGGCGGCGAGCGTTCCGGGGCCCGTCGTCATCCTGAACGGCTTCTCGAAGAACTGGCTCGTTCCCGGCTGGCGCGCCGGCTACGTCGCGTTCCGGCACGCGGGCGAGCTCGCGGAGATCCGCGAGGCGGTCCTGAAGCAGGCGCGAAGCCGCCTTTCGGCGCCGCTTCCCGCGCAGCGCGCGCTCGCGAAGGTGCTCCGGCCGAACGCGCCGCACCTCGCGGACCTGCGCCGCCGGCTCGGCGAGCGCGCGGAGCTCGTCGCGAAGCGCGTCGCGGAATCGCCCGACCTCGCGCTCGTGAAGCCCGCGGGCGCGTTCTACTCGCTCATCGGCATCAAGGACAACCCGTTCCCCACGGACAAGGAGTGGGTGCTCGGGCTCCTCCACGAGGAGAAGGTCCTCGCGGTGCACGGGTCCGGCTTCGGCGAGGCCGCGCGAAACCACTTCCGCATCGTGAACCTCCCCGATCCCGCGACGCTCGACGAGGCCATGACGCGCGTCGTGCGCTACGCCGCAAAGGCGCGGCGCCGCTGA
- the argH gene encoding argininosuccinate lyase — MSVEKPWGGRFAVSTAAAMEAFSSSLAEDAHLVAHDVAGSIAHAKGLARAGLLTEKESEDLVRGLRAVHADLAAGRSTLKVELEDVHMNVETLLAAKTPLAARLHTGRSRNDQVALDLRLFARAGALELALALSDLADALLAQAAAHADVPVPGYTHVQPAQPVTFGHVFHAHALRFLRDADRALSVFDRANVSPLGAGALAGTSFALDPAYVADLLGMDGAFENSLDAVSDRDFLAGATYAAAMAGAHLSGLGEEWVLWTSPGFGFLTLPEDYTTGSSMMPQKRNPDAAELLRGRSGRLAGDLVSVLSTLKGLPLAYNRDLQEAKAPLVHALPAAVEMARIAAACARGLVVRAEAARAALSRGHLEATDLADWMVTQGVPFREAHHATGKLVALAEMRGVALAKLALDDFRAVWPGFTAEVFTVLNPATAPARRSSPGGTAPARVAAAVAKSRKDLERLREGILARGRKVHKERTLLGDEA; from the coding sequence TCGCGCGCGCGGGCCTCCTCACCGAGAAGGAGAGCGAGGACCTCGTCCGCGGCCTCCGGGCCGTCCACGCGGACCTTGCCGCCGGGCGCTCGACGCTCAAGGTCGAGCTCGAGGACGTCCACATGAACGTGGAGACGCTCCTTGCCGCGAAGACGCCGCTGGCCGCGCGCCTCCACACGGGGAGAAGCCGCAACGACCAGGTGGCGCTCGACCTCCGCCTCTTCGCGCGCGCGGGGGCGCTCGAACTCGCCCTCGCGCTCTCGGACCTCGCGGACGCGCTCCTCGCGCAGGCTGCGGCGCACGCGGACGTGCCGGTTCCGGGCTACACACACGTGCAGCCCGCGCAGCCCGTGACGTTCGGGCACGTGTTCCACGCCCACGCCCTCCGGTTCCTGCGCGACGCCGACCGCGCGCTTTCGGTCTTCGACCGGGCGAACGTGTCGCCGCTCGGCGCGGGGGCGCTCGCCGGCACGTCGTTCGCGCTCGACCCCGCCTACGTCGCGGACCTCCTCGGCATGGACGGCGCGTTCGAGAACTCCCTCGACGCCGTGAGCGACCGCGACTTCCTCGCGGGCGCCACGTACGCGGCCGCGATGGCGGGCGCGCACCTCTCGGGCCTCGGCGAGGAGTGGGTCCTCTGGACCTCGCCCGGCTTCGGCTTCCTTACGCTTCCCGAGGACTACACGACCGGGTCGAGCATGATGCCGCAGAAGCGCAACCCGGACGCCGCCGAGCTCCTTCGCGGCCGCTCGGGGCGCCTCGCGGGCGACCTCGTCTCGGTCCTCTCGACGCTCAAGGGCCTTCCGCTCGCCTACAACCGCGACCTGCAGGAGGCGAAGGCGCCCCTCGTCCACGCGCTGCCCGCGGCCGTCGAGATGGCCCGCATCGCGGCGGCCTGCGCGCGCGGCCTCGTCGTGCGCGCGGAGGCCGCGCGCGCGGCGCTTTCGCGCGGCCACCTCGAGGCGACCGACCTTGCCGACTGGATGGTGACGCAGGGCGTCCCCTTCCGCGAGGCGCACCACGCGACGGGGAAGCTCGTCGCGCTTGCGGAGATGCGCGGCGTCGCGCTCGCGAAGCTCGCGCTCGACGACTTCAGGGCCGTGTGGCCCGGCTTCACGGCCGAGGTGTTCACGGTCCTCAACCCCGCAACGGCGCCCGCGCGCCGGTCGAGCCCCGGCGGGACCGCGCCCGCGCGCGTCGCGGCCGCCGTCGCGAAGTCGCGGAAGGATCTCGAGCGCCTGCGCGAGGGCATCCTCGCGCGCGGCCGCAAGGTCCACAAGGAACGCACGCTCCTCGGTGATGAAGCATGA
- a CDS encoding TldD/PmbA family protein, whose product MVAFRRVVEDALEKGATYADVRYQEDRSTSVEVKDGELRKAVPGRERGASVRVLYDGTWGLATAPSVDPRGLRRALDEALGMARALAPRVSERVTLAPTKAVRDVVRWKPKKDATKIPLEAKRDLLLEASKAATSVAGIASAKLALDDEVVTTRIVTSEGTDVTMEVPRLLLQIDLVARGDHGKVVGYRARIGGTKGFEAFDAEDPSEKAGEAAKSALRILTAKAAPSGRLDVIADPDLAGVFAHEAIGHACEADLVIAGESLLEGRIGEKLGSDLVTIVDDGRVKGGYGSMPYDDEGVKASRKVLLENGVLKGYILSRETAGRLGMKPNGGARAASHAARPLVRMSNTLIEKGDRTFEELLEGVKRGVYAKGTRGGQVDTAKGTFQFGAQEAWLIEDGELTTPLRDVALQGEILETLTTIDAVGKDAMLASPGICGKGQLVPVGDGGPHVRIRNAVVGGGA is encoded by the coding sequence ATGGTCGCCTTCCGCCGGGTGGTCGAGGACGCGCTCGAGAAGGGCGCGACGTACGCCGACGTCCGTTACCAGGAGGACCGCTCCACCTCGGTCGAGGTCAAGGACGGCGAGCTCCGCAAGGCCGTGCCCGGCCGCGAGCGCGGCGCGAGCGTGCGCGTCCTGTATGACGGGACGTGGGGGCTTGCGACCGCCCCCTCGGTGGATCCGAGGGGCCTCCGACGCGCGCTCGACGAGGCGCTCGGGATGGCGCGCGCCCTCGCGCCGCGCGTCTCCGAGCGCGTGACGCTCGCGCCGACGAAGGCCGTGCGCGACGTGGTCCGCTGGAAGCCGAAGAAGGACGCGACGAAGATCCCGCTCGAGGCGAAGCGCGACCTCCTCCTCGAAGCCTCGAAGGCCGCGACGTCGGTCGCGGGCATCGCAAGCGCGAAGCTCGCCCTCGACGACGAGGTGGTCACGACCCGCATCGTCACGAGCGAGGGCACGGACGTCACGATGGAGGTCCCGCGGCTTCTCCTCCAGATCGACCTCGTCGCGCGCGGCGACCACGGAAAGGTCGTCGGATACCGCGCGCGCATCGGCGGCACAAAGGGCTTCGAGGCCTTCGACGCCGAGGACCCCTCCGAGAAGGCCGGGGAGGCCGCAAAGAGCGCGCTCCGCATCCTCACCGCGAAGGCCGCGCCGTCGGGGCGGCTCGACGTCATCGCCGACCCGGACCTCGCGGGCGTGTTCGCGCACGAGGCCATCGGCCACGCGTGCGAGGCGGACCTCGTCATCGCGGGCGAGAGCCTCCTCGAGGGACGCATCGGCGAGAAGCTCGGGAGCGATCTCGTGACCATCGTGGACGACGGCCGCGTGAAGGGCGGGTACGGCTCGATGCCGTACGACGACGAGGGCGTGAAAGCCTCTCGCAAGGTCCTCCTCGAGAACGGCGTGCTCAAGGGTTACATCCTTTCGCGGGAGACCGCGGGCCGCCTCGGCATGAAGCCGAACGGCGGCGCGCGCGCCGCAAGCCACGCCGCGCGCCCTCTCGTGCGCATGTCGAACACGCTCATCGAGAAGGGCGACCGCACGTTCGAGGAGCTCCTCGAGGGCGTGAAGCGCGGCGTGTACGCGAAAGGCACGCGCGGCGGCCAGGTCGACACCGCGAAGGGCACGTTCCAGTTCGGCGCGCAGGAGGCGTGGCTCATCGAGGACGGCGAGCTCACGACGCCCCTGCGCGACGTCGCGCTCCAAGGCGAGATCCTCGAAACCCTCACGACGAT
- a CDS encoding Lrp/AsnC family transcriptional regulator, with the protein MLDEKDRLILQELRADAKKTTKTIAENTAIPRTTVHDRVTKLESSGVVRRYTVIPNYELIGEPTTAFVFLTYDREKGTSQREVAEQLSKLEGVYEVHLISGEWDILAKVRGRTVESIGELVIERLRDIPGVDKTFTSTVFRTVKEDV; encoded by the coding sequence ATGCTCGATGAGAAGGATCGTCTGATCCTCCAGGAGCTCCGCGCGGACGCGAAGAAGACGACGAAGACCATCGCCGAGAACACGGCGATCCCGCGCACGACCGTGCACGACCGCGTGACCAAGCTCGAATCGAGCGGCGTCGTGCGCCGGTACACGGTGATCCCGAACTACGAGCTCATCGGCGAGCCGACGACGGCGTTCGTGTTCCTCACGTACGACCGCGAGAAGGGCACGTCCCAGCGCGAGGTCGCGGAGCAGCTCTCGAAGCTCGAGGGCGTGTACGAGGTGCATCTCATCAGCGGCGAGTGGGACATCCTCGCGAAGGTCCGCGGCCGCACCGTCGAAAGCATCGGCGAGCTCGTGATCGAGCGCCTGCGCGACATCCCGGGCGTCGACAAGACGTTCACCTCGACCGTTTTCCGAACCGTGAAGGAAGACGTCTGA
- the argF gene encoding ornithine carbamoyltransferase, which translates to MSPRAKPLPSTKRQTPAARPARPDLLSMRDFGDALERVLAAAASLKHASKLGRPVRLLEGKSAVLLFEKLSTRTRVSFEIGLAKLGANVVFLSAKDIHLGKGSETIEDSALVLSRYTDVLIYRSFSAEQVSELAAHASVPVINALDNREHPCQVAADLLTIREHKKRLKGLRFLYVGDGNNMCHSYLLGGAMTGMHVTAVTPAGYAPLPEIVEEARQLAKKAGGSVTLSHDIHAAGVFADKDVIATDTWVSMGDETERDERLKAFQGYTVTEERLAASPEAIFLHCLPAYYGNEVTHEVLHGPRSVVWDEAENRMWAQMGILVWLILGEDGLDHALRA; encoded by the coding sequence ATGAGCCCCCGCGCGAAGCCGCTCCCGTCAACGAAGCGCCAGACGCCCGCCGCGCGCCCCGCGCGCCCCGACCTCCTCTCGATGCGCGACTTCGGTGACGCCCTCGAGCGCGTCCTCGCCGCCGCGGCGTCGCTCAAGCACGCCTCGAAGCTCGGCCGTCCCGTGCGCCTGCTCGAAGGCAAGTCCGCGGTGCTCCTCTTCGAGAAGCTCTCGACCCGCACGCGCGTGTCGTTCGAGATCGGCCTTGCGAAGCTCGGCGCGAACGTGGTGTTCCTCTCCGCGAAGGACATCCACCTCGGGAAGGGCTCGGAGACGATCGAGGACTCCGCGCTCGTGCTCTCGCGCTATACGGACGTCCTCATCTACAGGAGCTTCAGCGCCGAGCAGGTGTCGGAGCTTGCGGCGCACGCGAGCGTCCCGGTCATCAACGCGCTCGACAACCGCGAGCACCCGTGCCAGGTCGCCGCGGACCTCCTCACGATCCGCGAGCACAAGAAGCGCCTCAAGGGCCTGCGCTTCCTGTACGTGGGCGACGGCAACAACATGTGCCACTCGTACCTGCTCGGCGGCGCCATGACGGGCATGCACGTCACCGCCGTGACGCCCGCGGGCTACGCTCCGCTCCCGGAGATCGTGGAGGAAGCGCGCCAGCTCGCGAAGAAGGCGGGCGGATCCGTCACGCTCTCGCACGACATCCACGCGGCGGGCGTCTTCGCGGACAAGGACGTCATCGCGACCGACACGTGGGTGAGCATGGGCGACGAGACGGAGCGCGACGAGCGCCTCAAGGCCTTCCAGGGCTACACGGTCACCGAGGAGCGCCTCGCGGCCTCGCCGGAGGCCATCTTCCTCCACTGCCTTCCGGCCTACTACGGGAACGAGGTCACGCACGAGGTCCTCCACGGTCCCCGCTCGGTCGTGTGGGACGAAGCGGAGAACCGCATGTGGGCCCAGATGGGCATCCTCGTGTGGCTCATCCTCGGGGAAGACGGGCTCGACCACGCGCTCAGGGCCTGA
- the trxA gene encoding thioredoxin, which produces MGANGPVKTITDSDFESFVKSHGTVVVDCWAPWCGPCKRLEPIIDALATEYGGKVTFAKLNTDENPATAMKFGVMSIPTLLVFKNGQRVDQVVGLMPKEQLKARFDRHA; this is translated from the coding sequence ATGGGTGCGAACGGTCCCGTCAAGACCATCACGGATTCCGACTTCGAAAGCTTCGTCAAGAGCCACGGGACCGTGGTCGTGGACTGCTGGGCTCCCTGGTGCGGCCCGTGCAAGCGTCTCGAGCCCATCATCGACGCGCTCGCGACGGAATACGGCGGGAAGGTCACGTTCGCGAAGCTGAACACGGACGAGAACCCCGCGACCGCGATGAAGTTCGGCGTCATGTCCATCCCGACGCTCCTCGTGTTCAAGAACGGGCAACGCGTCGACCAGGTCGTCGGCCTCATGCCCAAGGAGCAGCTCAAGGCGCGCTTCGACCGGCACGCCTGA